One window of the Misgurnus anguillicaudatus chromosome 8, ASM2758022v2, whole genome shotgun sequence genome contains the following:
- the dr1 gene encoding protein Dr1 — translation MASSSGNDDDLTIPRAAINKMIKETLPNVRVANDARELVVNCCTEFIHLISSEANEICNKSEKKTISPEHVMNALESLGFGSYIAEVKDVLQECKTVALKRRKASSRLENLGIPEEELLRQQQELFAKARQQQAELAQQEWLQMQQAAQQAQLAATSASSEQQAGSSQDEDEEMTCESHQADRYI, via the exons ATGGCCTCTTCATCGGGTAACGATGATGACCTGACGATTCCGAGGGCGGCGATcaataaaatgattaaagaaACACTTCCCAATGTGCGAGTAGCGAACGATGCCAGAGAGCTGGTGGTGAACTGCTGCACAGAGTTTATTCACCTCATCTCATCAGAAGCCAACGAGATCTGCAATAAATCAGAGAAGAAGACTATTTCTCCAGAGCATGTTATGAACG cACTTGAAAGTCTAGGTTTTGGGTCATATATCGCAGAAGTAAAAGATGTTCTGCAGGAGTGTAAAACGGTAGCACTTAAACGGAGGAAGGCCAGCTCTCGACTAGAGAACCTTGGCATTCCCGAGGAGGAACTTCTCCGTCAGCAGCAAGAATTATTTGCCAag GCACGGCAGCAGCAGGCTGAATTAGCACAGCAGGAGTGGTTACAGATGCAGCAGGCTGCCCAGCAGGCACAGTTAGCAGCAACTTCAGCCAGTTCAGAACAGCAGGCTGGATCTTCCCAGGATGAAGATGAAGAGATGACATGTGAATCCCACCAGGCAGAtagatatatttaa